The nucleotide sequence TtaacctcctcctccttcttaaACCTCCTCAAGAGCAACCAATTCTCTTCATCTCTTCCTCGAAACATGACGAGCTGAGCCATATCATATTGTCCATCCACTTAATTCACACTTCTTATGCTACCAAGTCGAATAGTCATGGGCTTTTCACGATCATTCTTCgccgtcctcctcctcctcacgcTCCTCACGAGGACCGCTCGCGGAGATCAAGAAGTGACCTACGATGGCCGTTCTTTGTTCATCAACGGCAAAAGAGATATATTCTTCTCTGGATCAATTCATTACCCTCGAAGCACTGCTGAGGTATGTCATCTTACCTTGCATTACGATGATTGTGAGAGAGGCCCTTGTTGAACGACTAGTTGTTTGTACATTGTGACTAGATGTGGCCTGATCTGATCAAGTCGGCCAAGGATGGAGGACTGAATGTGATCGAAACCTACACGTTCTGGAACGCCCATGAGCCCGTGCATGGTCAGGTAATTAATtagcttaattaattagttaattaattaattaattaataattttgctatattataattaattaactgAATGAAACCAACAGTACAATTTCGAAGGGAATTGCGACTTGGTGAAATTCATCAAGCTGGTGCAAGCGGCAGGCATGTATGTGGTTCTCAGGCTGGGGCCCTTCGTACAGGGCGAATGGAATCATGGGTATGGTTTTGTGTGATTTTCACGGTAGGTCAGTAATTCAATGGCTTTAGATTCTAATTGTTCTCACTAAATTTTACCGCAGAGGGCTGCCCTACTGGCTCAGGGAGGTTCCGGACATCACCTTTCGAACAGACAATGAAGCTTTCAAGGTACTCGATCGGTAAATTATCAAAACTCGATATTATTGAACATCGGAACAATACCTTTTGTGTCTTTAATCATGGAAACAATCTCTTTTAATGGGTGCTTTGTGTATCGGACTGTATTTCAGATAGAAAGCAAACAATAAACTTAATAGTTgttaatctttttcttctttgtctcTTTTCTCGTTTCTCCTCCAATTTACATAGGTACTATATATTGGAATATCAACACGATACTAAAACAGtatcattttaattaaaaattaattattattttaatagttTGATTCACCTCTTGCAGAATCACATGGAGAAATTTGTGAAGATGATTGTGCAAAAGCTACAGGATGAGAAGTTGTTTGCTCCTCAAGGAGGCCCCATCATTCTTGCTCAGGTCCACTAAATGCAATTTAACggttttttctttcttgtttctttCTCGTCAAAATTTATCAATGGCTACTATATCAGATCGAGAACGAATACAACAACATAGCACGAGCGCTTCCGGGTTCGGCTGAATACATAAAGTGGGCAGCCAACATGGCCCTTGGCCTCAACGTCGGCGTTCCCTGGGTGATGTGCAAGCAGAACGATGCTCCTGGCCCTGTGGTAAGTGACCAATACAGTTTATATGATGAAGGTCCCCTTCCATGTTCAGTTTCTGACCGATGTAAACGTGTTCTTGAACATTTAGATCAACGCTTGCAATGGAAGGAACTGTGGGGATACGTTTATGGGGCCAAACCACCCCACCAAGCCTTCTCTTTGGACTGAGAACTGGACTGCTCAGTGAGTTGGTTCTCATTTGTGTTTTAGTCCTCTAGAATTTCAATCCAATTCGACACTTTTATCGCGCCGTGTAGTGTTTCTGAAGCTCCTTTTCGATTCCTTCAGGTATAGAGTATTTGGTGATCCACCATCTCAAAGATCAGCAGAGGATCTTTCATACTCCGTGGCACGATTCTTCTCGAAAAATGGCACACTCGTTAACTACTACATGGTATGTAGCTGATCCCAAATAGTTCAAACATCACTGTAGCTTGCCATTGATGTATGAAACATTGCACTTTCACCTTGATTTCAGTATCACGGCGGAACAAACTTTGGAAGGACAGGAGCTTCTTTTGTGATGACCAGATACTATGACGAGGCCCCACTCGATGAATATGGTAAGTAACGATATCTTAGATTCTAATCTTTTGAATATTTTCGATCGATATAAGATGGAGCTTTATGGTGATCTAGGCTTGCCCAAGGAGCCTAAAAAGGGTCATCTGAGGGACTTGCATGCTGCATTGAAGCTGTCCAGGAAAGGATTGCTTTGGGGATCTTACTCCTTGCAAAAGTTTGGGGCTGGTTTGGAGGTAAAACTACGAAGAGCACACTTTATCGATCATCTGAGATATGTTCGATGGGCATTCTATCCAAACAACTGAGCTGACTAGTGTTCAGTGATCGGAACTATCCCACCTTTGAAATGCTTTTGCTCCATTGAAGATATGCCACCAGCAAGTAACATCAAGTCTTGGACTTTGCAGGCACGGATTTACGAGATACCAGAGAACAAAATCTGTGTTGCCTTCCTCACAAACACACATACGAAGATCGATGGAAAAATAAACTTTAGAGGCACAGAATTCGCCCTTCCCCGCCACTCCATCAGCATCCTTCCGGATTGTAAGACTGTAGTATACAATACCCAGCAGGTAATTAATCAGACTACAACACCACAAACTTTGAACTATTTGCGGGTAGTTTGAACACCTTTGTCGACTTTTGCAGGTTAATGCTCAGCACAATTCCAGGACATTTGACCCTTCCAAGGACGCTAATGCGAACAACAATTGGGAGATGTACCAGGATGTGGTACCGACGTCCAAGGGTGTTAAGTCGAATGGGCTGATGGAACTGTATAACATGACTAAGGACACCACAGATTACCTTTGGTACGCAACAAGGTAAAAGTCTCGAGATGCTCATTCTGAAAAAAAAACAGGAAATGAAATTGAAGTAATAGCTGCTGATTCGATTGTTATGGTGTGTTCCTAATGCAGCTTCAAGCTCAATGACGACGACTTGCCTTTCCGACACGATATCCACCCTGTGATCCAAGTTTCTAGCCTTGGTCATATCATGCATACCTTTGTTAACGGCGAATACATAGGTATCCTTGTGCTTTTTTAAAAGCATGAAACTTCTTCCTGGCTGAGGATCATAAACTCAACACAATCATTTCAGGATCTGCTCACGGAACCAAGATCGAGAAGAGTTTCGTCTTCCAGAAACCCGCGGATCTGAAAACCGGCGGCAATCGCATTGCTATACTGGGAGGGACAGTGGGAATGCCGGTAAAATGAAACCTCAGTAATTTCTTTATTAACAATACTAAGAACTCCTACAATTGCTCTACAAACTCGAGTAACCATTACTCAGGATAGCGGAGCGTACCTGGAACATAGAGTTTCCGGTGTGCATAGCGTAGTCATCCAAGGCCTCAATGCCGGCACGCTAGACCTGTCACAAGCAGTATGGAAGCACCAGGTTAGTAATTCATGTCGAGTACCCCGcgtagcgggagcttcgtgcactggaCAGTCCTTTT is from Zingiber officinale cultivar Zhangliang chromosome 7B, Zo_v1.1, whole genome shotgun sequence and encodes:
- the LOC122004691 gene encoding beta-galactosidase 11-like, with amino-acid sequence MGFSRSFFAVLLLLTLLTRTARGDQEVTYDGRSLFINGKRDIFFSGSIHYPRSTAEMWPDLIKSAKDGGLNVIETYTFWNAHEPVHGQYNFEGNCDLVKFIKLVQAAGMYVVLRLGPFVQGEWNHGGLPYWLREVPDITFRTDNEAFKNHMEKFVKMIVQKLQDEKLFAPQGGPIILAQIENEYNNIARALPGSAEYIKWAANMALGLNVGVPWVMCKQNDAPGPVINACNGRNCGDTFMGPNHPTKPSLWTENWTAQYRVFGDPPSQRSAEDLSYSVARFFSKNGTLVNYYMYHGGTNFGRTGASFVMTRYYDEAPLDEYGLPKEPKKGHLRDLHAALKLSRKGLLWGSYSLQKFGAGLEARIYEIPENKICVAFLTNTHTKIDGKINFRGTEFALPRHSISILPDCKTVVYNTQQVNAQHNSRTFDPSKDANANNNWEMYQDVVPTSKGVKSNGLMELYNMTKDTTDYLWYATSFKLNDDDLPFRHDIHPVIQVSSLGHIMHTFVNGEYIGSAHGTKIEKSFVFQKPADLKTGGNRIAILGGTVGMPDSGAYLEHRVSGVHSVVIQGLNAGTLDLSQAVWKHQVGLTGEALGIFQEENLNKVQWVQAKSGTPITWYKRYFDSPSGTDPVSLDLSSMGKGMVWVNGQGVGRYWVNYLSPLGKPSQHMYHVPRSFLKPKSNLMVVLEEQGGNPEDIKVMIVKRDNICTVVSKNYTAPIDSWSREDNKLKSAANSDKPEGNLQCGEKKVIRSIVFASYGNPDGACGNFTVGNCHSPNVKKVVEQTCLGKPSCALPVSAEAYGVDAACPGSTNTLIVQAKCAKKSKA